In a single window of the Nilaparvata lugens isolate BPH chromosome 1, ASM1435652v1, whole genome shotgun sequence genome:
- the LOC111063560 gene encoding mitochondrial folate transporter/carrier-like: MVSSSSSSDSLKSGLKVFEHVKYEHLLAGVAGGVASTLVLHPLDLIKIRFAVSRPTNGANDVPQYNGMRSAFSSIIKQEGFKGLYKGLTPNLWGSGSAWGLYFLFYSSIKVWIQGGDTKMPLGPTLHMIAATEAGVLTVAITNPVWVVRTRLCMQYGDKSNYKYTGMVNALSKIYRVEGMRGLYNGFIPSLFGVSHSALHFMAFEEMRNYYNQRYKNAPIDTKLGTKEYLVIVGVSRLLATVVTYPFQVVRARLQDTRAATDYTGTIDCIAKTWRFEGLLGFYKGLSPNLTRILPATMITFTIYENVSRYLLQRRVE, from the coding sequence ATGGTATCGTCATCGTCTTCATCAGATTCTTTAAAATCAGGACTGAAAGTTTTCGAGCATGTCAAGTATGAGCATTTGTTAGCTGGTGTCGCAGGTGGGGTTGCTTCCACTCTTGTTCTACATCCTCTAGATTTGATTAAAATCAGATTCGCCGTAAGTAGACCTACTAATGGAGCAAATGATGTTCCTCAATACAACGGAATGCGAAGTGCTTTCTCTTCCATCATAAAGCAAGAAGGATTCAAAGGCCTCTATAAAGGTTTGACACCAAATTTATGGGGATCTGGGAGTGCGTGGGGTCTCTATTTTCTATTCTACAGCTCCATCAAAGTTTGGATTCAAGGTGGTGACACAAAAATGCCTCTCGGCCCTACCCTGCACATGATTGCAGCAACAGAGGCTGGTGTACTGACAGTAGCCATAACAAATCCGGTGTGGGTTGTGCGAACAAGGCTGTGCATGCAATATGGTGACAAGTCGAATTACAAATATACTGGAATGGTTAACGCTTtgtcaaaaatatatagagtggAAGGGATGCGAGGATTGTACAATGGTTTTATCCCTAGTTTGTTCGGTGTGTCTCATAGTGCACTGCATTTTATGGCttttgaagaaatgagaaaCTATTATAATCAGCGATATAAAAATGCGCCTATCGATACAAAGTTGGGAACGAAGGAATATCTGGTTATTGTGGGTGTTTCAAGATTGCTGGCTACGGTGGTGACCTATCCCTTTCAGGTAGTGCGAGCTCGCCTTCAGGACACCCGGGCAGCCACTGACTACACCGGCACCATCGACTGCATCGCAAAGACTTGGCGCTTTGAAGGACTTCTCGGCTTTTACAAAGGATTGTCTCCAAACTTGACTAGGATTCTTCCAGCAACTATGATCACATTCActatttatgaaaatgtatctcGATATTTGCTACAGAGACGTGTTGAATAG